The following proteins are encoded in a genomic region of Leptospira fainei serovar Hurstbridge str. BUT 6:
- a CDS encoding baseplate J/gp47 family protein, with protein sequence MTFGVTVQGFNRKLYSDILQSLEDRARLPENFGPDIDLSPYGELGIILQNVAKEIDNVWQGLEDTYYSKYINLAEGVQLDRIVAQGGISRLPARKSVVQVTVVGTIGATVPPGFLVQTPQGIQFEVIAPAVLTSAAGVEFTFRSIDTGPQTNIPSGAITDIVTPAAGINSISNSQPSLGGGPVETDAELRQRYKDRESSGGSSLPAIRETVLRVPNVTTVFVYENATSVVADGRPPHSIEIVVSGTAADSDLGQAIFNSKPAGIETFGTHSFTVADANGQTHIMNWSVPTAKVVNVIVNITKNANWTDSNIPVVKTRVVQAIGGADTIGTQITEYHGLDVGQSVVAWEIIANLDKIPGIDDVTVWTAFAPTVPSSSAKLVVGAIEFAQTFTANVTVNIS encoded by the coding sequence ATGACTTTCGGTGTTACTGTACAAGGTTTTAATCGAAAGCTTTATTCGGATATTCTTCAATCCTTGGAAGATCGGGCACGCTTGCCGGAAAATTTCGGTCCCGATATCGATCTTTCGCCTTACGGTGAGTTAGGGATAATTCTTCAGAATGTTGCTAAGGAAATCGACAATGTTTGGCAAGGCTTGGAAGATACTTACTATTCAAAATACATTAATTTGGCCGAAGGTGTCCAACTAGACAGGATTGTGGCCCAGGGAGGGATTTCCCGGCTGCCCGCTAGAAAATCGGTCGTTCAGGTTACGGTTGTCGGAACCATCGGTGCGACAGTTCCTCCGGGGTTTCTAGTTCAGACTCCTCAAGGTATTCAATTTGAAGTCATAGCACCTGCAGTTTTAACTAGCGCGGCCGGAGTGGAGTTTACATTTAGAAGTATCGATACAGGACCCCAAACGAATATTCCCTCGGGAGCGATTACGGATATCGTCACTCCGGCGGCCGGAATTAATTCCATCTCGAATTCGCAACCTTCTTTGGGTGGAGGACCGGTAGAGACCGATGCCGAACTCCGTCAGCGGTATAAGGATCGGGAATCGTCGGGTGGATCCTCGCTGCCGGCCATTCGTGAAACAGTACTCCGAGTTCCGAATGTTACTACCGTCTTTGTATATGAGAACGCAACAAGCGTCGTTGCGGACGGACGACCACCACATTCGATCGAAATCGTAGTCTCGGGCACCGCAGCGGATTCGGATTTGGGACAGGCTATATTCAACTCAAAACCTGCCGGAATTGAAACCTTCGGCACCCATTCCTTTACGGTTGCCGATGCGAACGGGCAGACTCACATAATGAACTGGTCCGTTCCGACCGCCAAGGTGGTTAACGTCATCGTAAACATTACTAAAAATGCAAACTGGACGGATTCTAATATTCCGGTAGTTAAAACGAGAGTTGTCCAGGCTATCGGTGGAGCGGATACGATCGGAACGCAAATCACCGAATATCATGGGTTGGATGTCGGTCAAAGCGTGGTTGCTTGGGAAATCATAGCAAATCTGGACAAAATTCCCGGGATAGACGATGTCACGGTTTGGACAGCCTTTGCCCCCACTGTTCCGTCGTCGTCGGCAAAATTGGTCGTCGGCGCGATCGAATTCGCTCAGACGTTTACCGCTAACGTTACGGTGAATATATCATGA
- a CDS encoding phage baseplate protein, translating into MPALTNRISSYVFGGRNRVALRSQTDDVTFDSTINITKDRSATATTHAIEKGADITDHVSSDPLSISFTAIISDADYDPLDPASFFNKKVGERLTLLKTWVDSKEVLSFFGYEEDEVIENVIIESYSEEQNVDLGQGRQIQFKLKQINIVDSKTQDIPLRNGVTKKGSSQPSTVSTTGNAGVNKPMCSSIGGG; encoded by the coding sequence ATGCCTGCTCTAACAAACAGAATTTCGAGCTACGTTTTCGGGGGGAGAAACCGCGTTGCTCTGCGTTCGCAAACCGACGACGTAACTTTCGATTCTACGATCAATATTACAAAAGATCGATCGGCGACTGCTACGACTCATGCGATCGAAAAGGGTGCGGATATTACCGATCATGTTAGCTCGGATCCTTTATCAATAAGCTTCACTGCAATTATTTCCGATGCAGATTATGATCCGCTTGATCCCGCTTCTTTTTTTAATAAGAAAGTCGGGGAGAGATTAACCTTGCTGAAGACTTGGGTTGATAGCAAGGAAGTTCTCAGCTTTTTCGGTTACGAAGAGGACGAAGTGATCGAAAACGTTATTATTGAATCTTATTCGGAAGAACAAAATGTAGATTTAGGGCAAGGACGACAAATTCAGTTTAAGCTGAAGCAGATTAACATTGTAGATTCCAAAACCCAGGATATTCCGTTACGTAATGGCGTTACTAAAAAAGGAAGTTCCCAACCTTCGACCGTTTCCACTACTGGAAATGCAGGCGTTAATAAGCCAATGTGCTCATCGATAGGCGGAGGATAG
- a CDS encoding GPW/gp25 family protein — protein sequence MKTLKVENNDLVYENGRLVQLEGIDALKQILGNRLKLFLGEWFLAPDEGVDWIGLVDQGPFVQSRFINAVKTALLKEPTVTSITKLDVSFDRATRQVTIMFEVQSSLGLLSGTVFGG from the coding sequence ATGAAAACATTAAAAGTAGAAAATAATGATTTAGTTTATGAAAACGGCCGGCTGGTTCAGCTGGAAGGAATTGATGCGTTAAAGCAAATTCTCGGTAACCGGTTGAAACTTTTTTTAGGGGAATGGTTTCTTGCTCCCGACGAGGGGGTGGATTGGATCGGTTTAGTCGATCAGGGACCTTTTGTACAATCTCGATTTATTAATGCTGTTAAGACGGCCTTGCTTAAGGAACCTACAGTCACTTCGATCACAAAGTTGGATGTAAGCTTCGATCGAGCAACCCGTCAAGTTACGATAATGTTCGAAGTCCAATCGAGCCTGGGCCTGCTAAGCGGCACGGTGTTCGGAGGGTAA
- a CDS encoding phage baseplate plug family protein produces the protein MDLQYLPLTVDEVPVEKDFLIGETYSFRFLYNDRADFYTCTILDLDGNILFITKILYATPLIDSVIDGLNINRRILPLNPQELEQVSVLQGQVVNRASLGSTILLLLGNIISL, from the coding sequence TTGGATTTACAATACCTTCCGTTGACAGTTGATGAGGTCCCAGTTGAAAAGGATTTCCTCATCGGTGAAACCTATTCCTTTCGGTTTCTTTATAACGATCGGGCCGACTTTTATACCTGCACAATTTTGGATCTGGACGGAAATATTCTATTCATAACGAAAATATTATATGCGACCCCGTTAATAGATTCGGTAATAGATGGTTTAAACATAAATCGGCGAATACTACCGTTAAATCCTCAGGAGCTCGAGCAAGTTAGCGTTTTGCAAGGACAGGTTGTAAATCGAGCCTCGCTAGGTTCGACGATTCTACTCTTGCTGGGGAATATTATTTCACTATGA
- a CDS encoding phage protein yields the protein MTALYNRAATVNIGGREFSYPPFSIEFVQELKFKNPQSTTLKLYNPSPDTVGVFDAKKKGQGRIYPNVTVSAGYKEDYGTVVFGEAFAYTVVQEGLNRILEVKISDKTKDWGTAILNKSYKNVNAESIIRDVCKTLSIAPGEINLGIGKFYESIVLRSFRDSIQKLAKDTNSDFFFKNGLLTIVPSNPSVKTITKLDPSSGLLERPQKTSNGFKIKTLFLYNLTLANVVQINSKEVNVRARITKVNRTFSTFGDAYCEFEVVPI from the coding sequence ATGACGGCGTTATATAATAGAGCGGCGACGGTAAATATAGGGGGAAGAGAATTCTCGTATCCTCCTTTCTCCATCGAATTTGTACAAGAGTTAAAATTCAAAAATCCTCAATCGACTACTCTTAAATTATACAATCCATCGCCGGACACTGTTGGGGTCTTCGATGCTAAAAAGAAAGGCCAAGGAAGAATTTATCCGAATGTAACTGTTTCGGCAGGCTATAAAGAGGATTATGGGACTGTCGTTTTTGGGGAAGCATTTGCTTATACCGTAGTTCAAGAAGGTTTAAATAGAATTTTAGAAGTGAAAATCTCGGATAAAACCAAGGATTGGGGCACAGCGATTTTAAATAAAAGTTATAAGAATGTAAACGCAGAATCGATCATTAGGGATGTCTGCAAAACTTTAAGCATTGCACCTGGAGAAATTAATTTAGGCATAGGAAAATTTTATGAGTCTATCGTTCTCCGTAGTTTCCGGGATTCGATCCAGAAATTGGCAAAAGACACGAATTCGGATTTCTTTTTTAAGAATGGCCTTTTGACGATAGTTCCATCAAATCCGAGCGTTAAAACTATTACGAAGCTGGACCCAAGTTCCGGGCTTCTGGAACGACCTCAGAAGACGTCTAACGGGTTTAAAATAAAAACATTATTTTTATATAATTTAACGCTCGCGAACGTGGTACAAATTAATTCCAAGGAAGTGAATGTTAGAGCGAGAATCACTAAAGTGAATCGCACGTTTTCCACATTCGGAGACGCTTATTGTGAATTCGAGGTAGTGCCGATATGA
- a CDS encoding phage structural protein, with the protein MADKFLGTYDPSQVTLSISGRLVSGFFDGTFISIKRTDSENYKTHVGAKGEVSRTKNNNTTGSITFTLKGTSPDNAFLDLIKYQPSAFPVLVKNNSDGKFMAVASQAWINTEPDKEFGLEETGVEWVLMCADLNKSHLPS; encoded by the coding sequence ATGGCAGATAAATTCTTAGGTACTTATGATCCGAGCCAAGTAACGCTTTCGATTTCCGGAAGATTGGTTTCCGGTTTTTTTGACGGAACCTTTATCTCGATAAAGCGGACAGACAGCGAAAATTATAAGACGCATGTAGGTGCGAAAGGCGAAGTTTCTCGGACAAAGAATAACAATACCACCGGCTCGATAACTTTCACGCTGAAAGGGACCTCCCCGGACAATGCGTTCTTGGATCTGATTAAATACCAACCGTCGGCATTTCCCGTGCTTGTTAAAAATAACTCTGACGGAAAGTTCATGGCGGTCGCGAGTCAAGCCTGGATCAATACCGAACCGGATAAGGAATTCGGTTTGGAAGAAACGGGCGTCGAATGGGTTTTAATGTGCGCGGATTTAAATAAGTCGCACCTACCGAGTTAA
- a CDS encoding Gp138 family membrane-puncturing spike protein has protein sequence MSFAELLETYVDMRERGIQVGMVCKIESFNASTMRADILPLVKEQNILDEVSDYPVIPDVPVQFVQIGAGCYIKPFYQQGDLVWVGFSTFDIRKSLNAQKETVTLESKTFGLENACVLARIAEQSWTEPQNLIKFENGKLTLKVGSTEVSIGSSGVEVTGDFKASGNVEGGHVIENGLSIGQIKSGFNAHVHPFVATTPPTGITGTPL, from the coding sequence ATGAGTTTTGCCGAACTTTTGGAAACGTACGTGGATATGCGAGAAAGAGGGATTCAGGTCGGAATGGTCTGCAAGATAGAATCCTTTAACGCATCTACCATGAGGGCGGACATTCTCCCGTTGGTAAAAGAACAGAATATTTTGGACGAGGTATCGGATTATCCGGTGATTCCGGACGTTCCCGTTCAATTCGTCCAGATCGGCGCCGGTTGCTACATCAAACCGTTTTATCAGCAAGGAGATTTGGTCTGGGTAGGTTTTTCGACTTTCGATATTAGAAAAAGCTTAAACGCCCAGAAAGAGACCGTAACTTTGGAATCGAAAACCTTCGGTCTGGAAAACGCCTGCGTATTGGCAAGAATTGCGGAACAATCTTGGACCGAACCTCAAAATTTAATTAAATTTGAAAATGGAAAATTAACTTTAAAAGTCGGTTCGACCGAAGTTTCCATAGGTTCTTCCGGGGTCGAAGTGACCGGGGATTTCAAGGCTTCGGGCAATGTGGAAGGCGGTCATGTGATTGAAAACGGTCTTTCCATCGGGCAAATTAAATCGGGATTCAACGCCCACGTCCATCCGTTTGTCGCTACGACTCCTCCAACCGGTATTACGGGAACACCATTATGA
- a CDS encoding LIC12611 family phage tail protein, whose translation MDDTWIIEMRKLASQAKKLAAEFNDLTKQARTVSQNFRGLANAAKPLLSQFNNITKSIKTIPQGFKKLADTAGPLLTQLKNISKSIKTTSDKFAFFSKTIDKTSANLKRSDSKTSKGDGKNDAQGKINSFANFAKDAFGVISPFLKDSIKISGELEKQRVQLKELAGPGYGQLEKSLRKTADLSKNAFSEKEMMNASAEALKNGASIEFISNSLETFQKIAVVTGKSISDLYSLPEHERKKVFESYTKDQKKASGLQDQYNQMVQSGILAEQRFANSMEKLQGAIGKMLGPLIGPLTDALSSLINYFTYGEVGIKRLQAIMIVFLPLAIGGMLAMAAAGWSAISPWLPLIIILLSVGAVLAGLFLAVDDFIGWMKGEKSVIGDFLGPFSHFKETVINSFKAGINWIMDSFNHLISFFRAYGRLIITLIFPIAGLYLYFDEIKAAFGQLLSWVSDLFSKVWSSLIPDPNTLLNSISAGIGLAPSEKKASGGPVTAGNSYLVGERGPEIFSPGASGRITPNGRIGGGSTSVVIQSVVGTLTVNVSGSAAAGREIKDAVMRALDELSEDVLPAKLGITIN comes from the coding sequence ATGGATGATACTTGGATCATAGAGATGCGAAAACTCGCGTCACAAGCAAAAAAGCTTGCCGCGGAGTTTAACGATCTAACTAAGCAAGCAAGGACCGTATCCCAGAATTTTAGAGGGTTAGCAAATGCTGCCAAACCTCTTTTATCGCAGTTCAATAATATTACGAAAAGTATAAAAACGATTCCTCAGGGTTTTAAGAAACTGGCGGATACCGCGGGACCTTTACTTACCCAGCTGAAAAATATATCCAAAAGTATTAAAACCACATCGGATAAATTCGCCTTCTTTAGTAAAACAATCGATAAGACATCGGCTAACTTAAAGCGGTCTGATTCTAAAACATCGAAAGGCGACGGAAAGAACGATGCACAAGGTAAAATCAATAGCTTCGCAAATTTTGCTAAGGATGCCTTTGGTGTTATCTCCCCCTTTTTAAAGGATTCAATAAAGATTTCTGGAGAATTAGAAAAACAGCGTGTACAGTTAAAAGAACTTGCCGGTCCCGGTTACGGACAATTGGAGAAATCTCTACGAAAAACTGCCGACCTATCTAAAAATGCATTTTCCGAAAAAGAAATGATGAACGCGAGTGCAGAGGCGTTAAAGAACGGTGCGTCCATTGAATTTATTAGTAATTCTCTAGAAACTTTTCAAAAGATTGCAGTGGTCACCGGGAAAAGTATTTCCGATCTATATTCTCTTCCAGAACATGAAAGAAAAAAGGTTTTCGAATCTTATACAAAGGATCAGAAAAAAGCTTCAGGATTGCAGGATCAATACAATCAAATGGTCCAATCCGGAATATTAGCAGAGCAGCGATTTGCTAATTCGATGGAAAAATTGCAAGGCGCTATCGGGAAAATGCTGGGCCCGCTTATAGGCCCACTCACAGATGCACTATCGTCTCTCATAAATTATTTTACTTACGGGGAAGTCGGAATAAAGCGCTTGCAAGCAATTATGATTGTCTTCCTACCGCTTGCCATTGGCGGGATGTTAGCGATGGCGGCTGCCGGTTGGTCTGCCATTTCTCCTTGGTTACCTCTCATTATTATTTTATTATCGGTAGGCGCTGTTTTGGCGGGCCTTTTCTTAGCTGTTGACGATTTTATCGGTTGGATGAAAGGAGAGAAAAGTGTAATCGGTGATTTCTTAGGGCCATTTTCGCACTTCAAAGAAACAGTTATTAACTCTTTTAAGGCAGGCATAAATTGGATAATGGACTCTTTTAATCATTTGATTAGCTTTTTTCGGGCGTACGGTCGATTAATCATTACTCTTATATTCCCGATCGCCGGTCTCTATCTGTACTTTGACGAAATTAAAGCAGCCTTCGGGCAGCTTCTATCTTGGGTTTCCGATTTGTTTAGTAAGGTATGGTCGTCATTGATTCCTGATCCGAATACGCTTCTGAATAGCATTAGCGCCGGAATCGGACTGGCTCCTTCTGAAAAGAAAGCATCCGGAGGACCAGTAACCGCCGGAAATTCCTATCTTGTCGGCGAACGGGGACCTGAAATCTTTTCTCCCGGTGCCTCAGGTAGAATTACTCCTAACGGTAGAATCGGCGGCGGTTCAACCTCAGTAGTCATTCAAAGCGTAGTCGGAACCTTAACCGTAAACGTTAGCGGATCCGCAGCGGCTGGACGCGAAATAAAAGATGCTGTCATGAGAGCGTTAGACGAGCTCTCTGAGGACGTATTACCGGCAAAATTGGGAATAACAATCAACTGA